A stretch of Spirosoma oryzicola DNA encodes these proteins:
- a CDS encoding MBL fold metallo-hydrolase — MIQAFEFSPFHENTYVIADDATGEAVVIDPGCYEQVEKETLSKFINDHKLTVKYLLLTHAHLDHVFGVAYVKRKFGVKAYLHELDMVIYNDVPTRCALYGLRGYDPAEVDAYLKEGDKFTIGSTTLDVIFVPGHAPGHVAFVNHADRYIIGGDVLFSGSVGRTDLPYCNHADLVNSIKTQFYTLPDDYVVYAGHMEPTTIGKEKQTNPFVRM; from the coding sequence ATGATTCAAGCCTTCGAGTTCTCTCCATTTCACGAAAATACGTACGTCATCGCCGACGATGCTACCGGTGAGGCCGTCGTTATTGACCCAGGCTGTTACGAACAGGTTGAAAAAGAAACCCTAAGCAAGTTTATTAATGACCACAAGCTAACAGTCAAATACTTACTGCTCACGCATGCTCATCTTGATCATGTGTTTGGGGTTGCTTACGTGAAGCGAAAGTTTGGCGTAAAAGCGTATCTGCACGAGCTGGACATGGTTATTTACAACGATGTTCCGACGCGTTGCGCGCTGTACGGTCTGCGGGGCTATGACCCCGCCGAGGTTGATGCTTACTTAAAAGAAGGAGACAAATTTACGATCGGCAGTACAACCTTGGATGTCATTTTTGTACCGGGCCATGCACCGGGTCACGTCGCGTTCGTCAATCATGCCGACCGATATATTATTGGGGGCGATGTATTGTTCAGCGGGAGTGTTGGTCGTACGGATCTTCCATACTGCAATCATGCCGACCTCGTCAATAGCATCAAAACGCAATTTTACACCCTGCCTGACGATTATGTGGTTTATGCGGGACACATGGAACCCACAACAATTGGTAAGGAAAAGCAAACAAATCCTTTTGTAAGAATGTAA
- the purS gene encoding phosphoribosylformylglycinamidine synthase subunit PurS produces the protein MKYIAQINIMTRSEILDPQGKAVKLGLHNLHLDSIDNVRIGKHIRLEVDAESQEKAHETVDSACRQLLANLIMEEYSFELQPAS, from the coding sequence ATGAAATACATCGCCCAAATCAACATCATGACCCGTTCGGAAATTCTGGACCCACAGGGAAAAGCCGTTAAACTGGGACTTCACAACCTCCACCTGGACAGCATCGACAACGTCCGCATCGGCAAACACATCCGGTTGGAAGTTGACGCCGAGAGCCAGGAAAAAGCGCACGAGACAGTCGACTCAGCGTGCCGCCAGCTGCTGGCTAATTTGATCATGGAAGAGTATTCGTTTGAGCTACAACCTGCTTCATAG
- a CDS encoding SAM-dependent methyltransferase produces the protein MPTLYLIPTLLADDTAEQVLPPNIRTIIESTDAYFVENVRSARRFISGLKTSRVIDQTTFFDLDKDTPPADTRRQIQELTERKRNAGVLSEAGCPGVADPGSVVVGMAHSLGWRVEPLVGPSSILLALMASGMSGQSFIFHGYLPIERQDRIRAIRHLEKEAQQRQQTQIFMETPYRNDALFADIIAACEQNTRLCVACNLTAADAFVRTRTIREWKTQIPDLRKKPTVFLLL, from the coding sequence ATGCCAACGCTTTATTTGATTCCAACGTTATTAGCCGACGACACCGCCGAGCAGGTTCTACCACCGAATATTCGAACGATCATTGAATCGACCGATGCTTACTTTGTGGAGAATGTGCGCTCTGCCCGGCGGTTTATCAGCGGCTTGAAAACATCCCGCGTTATTGATCAGACAACATTTTTCGATCTCGACAAGGACACCCCTCCTGCCGACACGCGCCGACAGATTCAGGAACTGACCGAACGCAAACGTAACGCCGGTGTATTGTCGGAAGCCGGTTGCCCTGGCGTAGCCGATCCGGGTTCGGTGGTGGTTGGTATGGCCCATTCGCTGGGTTGGCGAGTCGAACCGCTCGTAGGGCCCTCATCTATTTTGCTGGCTCTTATGGCGTCTGGTATGAGCGGCCAGTCTTTTATATTTCACGGCTACTTACCCATCGAGCGGCAGGACCGCATCCGGGCGATTCGTCACCTCGAAAAAGAAGCACAGCAACGGCAGCAGACGCAGATTTTCATGGAAACGCCTTATCGGAACGACGCGCTTTTTGCCGATATTATCGCGGCTTGTGAACAGAATACGCGCTTGTGCGTAGCCTGCAATCTGACCGCTGCTGACGCTTTTGTTCGTACCCGAACCATTCGCGAATGGAAAACACAAATCCCGGATTTGCGCAAAAAACCGACGGTATTTTTACTTTTGTGA
- the pssA gene encoding CDP-diacylglycerol--serine O-phosphatidyltransferase — translation MNVLKHLPNAMTCGNLLCGCIGLVMALRGHLETASWLIGLAAILDFGDGFVARMVNVSGPFGKELDSLADVVTFGVLPATIVFQLCWFQELGAISYGAFLIAVLSALRLANFNIDTRQSESFIGLPVPANAMLIASFPLMSRYQPQYDSIWQNDVALGMMIAFSFMLVSEVPLFALKFKTFSWAENRIKFSFLIASALLLLLLQFAAIPLIILLYIVISLFTK, via the coding sequence ATGAATGTACTCAAACATCTTCCCAACGCCATGACCTGCGGCAATCTGCTGTGCGGTTGTATTGGTTTGGTGATGGCTTTACGCGGGCATTTAGAAACGGCATCCTGGCTGATTGGCCTGGCCGCCATTCTGGATTTTGGCGATGGTTTCGTCGCACGTATGGTCAACGTTTCTGGCCCTTTTGGCAAAGAACTGGATTCGCTGGCCGATGTGGTAACCTTTGGGGTATTGCCAGCCACGATCGTTTTTCAGCTCTGTTGGTTTCAGGAATTGGGTGCAATCTCATACGGCGCTTTTCTGATCGCGGTTTTGTCGGCATTGCGGTTAGCTAATTTTAACATTGATACGCGCCAGTCGGAATCGTTTATTGGCCTGCCCGTACCCGCCAATGCCATGCTCATTGCTTCGTTTCCCTTAATGAGCCGCTACCAACCCCAGTACGATTCTATTTGGCAGAACGATGTGGCATTGGGCATGATGATTGCGTTTTCGTTTATGCTGGTGTCCGAAGTGCCGTTGTTTGCGCTTAAATTCAAAACGTTCAGCTGGGCCGAAAATCGGATTAAATTCAGTTTTCTGATCGCATCCGCGCTACTCTTATTACTTTTGCAGTTCGCAGCTATTCCGCTCATCATTCTGCTTTACATCGTTATCTCACTTTTTACAAAATGA
- the selD gene encoding selenide, water dikinase SelD, which yields MVPSETPSVKLTQYSHGAGCGCKIAPKILDRILHNRTTSPSDKSGDSATGQPHYANLLVGNDSRDDAAVLDMGNGEAVISTTDFFMPIVDDAFDFGRIASANAISDVYAMGGEPIMAIAILGWPLDKLSPEVAGQVLEGSRAICLEAGIPLAGGHSIDSPEPIFGLAVTGRVRIDHLKQNNTATKGCRLYLTKPLGVGILTTAQKKGILKPEHAHLAPTQMAKLNSFGAVLGKLPYVKALTDVTGFGLLGHLTEMAEGSGLSAVITFDAVPTLPFVDEYLSQKSFPGGTTRNWDSYGHKISELTEMQRYILADPQTSGGLLIAVDPNSTIEFERVASENGFFLQSFGELVEQREKVVYVQ from the coding sequence ATGGTACCATCCGAAACTCCATCCGTCAAACTCACCCAATATAGTCATGGCGCAGGCTGCGGCTGTAAAATAGCACCCAAGATACTGGACCGTATCCTGCACAATCGTACGACGAGTCCATCCGATAAGAGCGGAGACTCAGCAACTGGCCAGCCGCACTACGCCAACCTGCTTGTCGGCAACGACTCCCGCGACGACGCTGCGGTACTGGATATGGGCAACGGAGAAGCCGTCATCAGCACGACCGATTTTTTTATGCCAATCGTCGACGATGCGTTCGACTTTGGCCGCATTGCGTCGGCAAACGCGATCAGTGATGTCTACGCAATGGGTGGCGAACCCATCATGGCTATTGCGATTCTGGGGTGGCCGCTGGACAAGCTGTCGCCCGAAGTGGCGGGGCAGGTTCTCGAAGGTTCCCGCGCTATCTGTCTCGAAGCCGGTATTCCTCTTGCGGGTGGTCACAGCATCGATTCACCCGAGCCTATTTTTGGACTGGCCGTAACGGGTCGGGTCCGAATCGATCATTTAAAACAAAACAACACGGCGACCAAAGGGTGCAGGCTATACCTTACCAAACCGCTTGGGGTCGGCATTCTGACAACAGCGCAGAAAAAAGGCATTCTAAAACCTGAACACGCTCACCTGGCCCCCACGCAAATGGCAAAACTAAACAGCTTCGGGGCCGTTCTGGGTAAATTACCTTATGTCAAAGCCTTGACGGACGTAACCGGTTTTGGTTTGCTTGGACACCTCACCGAAATGGCCGAAGGCTCCGGGCTTAGCGCAGTCATTACGTTCGATGCTGTACCTACGCTGCCGTTTGTTGACGAATACCTAAGTCAAAAAAGCTTTCCCGGCGGCACTACCCGAAATTGGGACAGTTACGGCCACAAAATTTCGGAACTGACGGAGATGCAACGCTACATCTTGGCCGACCCCCAAACATCGGGTGGTTTGCTTATCGCCGTTGACCCGAACAGCACGATTGAGTTCGAGCGCGTGGCTAGCGAGAACGGTTTTTTCCTTCAATCATTCGGCGAATTAGTCGAGCAGCGGGAGAAAGTTGTTTATGTTCAATAA
- a CDS encoding alpha/beta fold hydrolase produces MKLFFRQAGDTGPAIVILHGVFGSSDNWLTISKAIAARGYRVFALDQRNHGQSPRAEEHDYQTMASDLRDFLIDQQLDNPILVGHSMGGKAVMQYAMTYPGTFQKLVVVDIAPKFYPVHHAELIRGLNAIDLASLTSRNQADAILSQYEPIPTVRQFLLKNLYRNEQGQFAWRLNLPVIERELHGIGEELTNPQVVITPTLFMRGSESPYILDEDIPTIKRIFPNVQIVDIQGAGHWVQAEKPVEFVDVLLRFVEHGS; encoded by the coding sequence ATGAAATTATTCTTCCGTCAGGCGGGCGATACGGGTCCGGCTATTGTCATCTTACACGGCGTTTTCGGCTCATCGGATAACTGGTTAACCATCAGCAAAGCCATTGCAGCTAGAGGTTACCGCGTTTTTGCGCTCGACCAACGCAATCACGGTCAGTCGCCCCGTGCTGAAGAGCATGACTACCAGACAATGGCTTCTGACTTGCGTGATTTTCTGATTGACCAACAGCTGGATAACCCTATTCTGGTCGGTCATTCGATGGGTGGAAAAGCCGTCATGCAATACGCGATGACCTATCCCGGCACCTTTCAGAAACTCGTTGTCGTTGACATAGCACCTAAGTTTTACCCGGTTCACCACGCTGAATTAATACGCGGTTTAAACGCAATTGATCTAGCTAGTCTGACCAGTCGCAATCAGGCCGACGCGATTCTGAGCCAGTACGAACCAATTCCGACGGTACGCCAGTTTCTGCTGAAAAATCTGTATCGTAACGAGCAGGGGCAGTTTGCCTGGCGATTGAACCTCCCCGTTATCGAGCGCGAGCTGCATGGTATCGGCGAAGAATTGACAAACCCTCAAGTTGTTATCACGCCAACGTTGTTCATGCGGGGCAGCGAATCACCGTACATTTTAGACGAAGATATTCCGACGATCAAACGCATTTTTCCGAACGTGCAAATCGTCGATATTCAGGGCGCTGGCCATTGGGTACAAGCCGAGAAGCCAGTAGAATTTGTGGATGTGTTGCTGCGGTTTGTTGAACATGGGTCGTAG